The Rhododendron vialii isolate Sample 1 chromosome 3a, ASM3025357v1 nucleotide sequence CAGAAGCAGACAATGATGCCGTCAAACATGAAAGCAATTGACTATCAATTAACTTCCAAAGCAGAAAGGCAGGATTGGTGATAAGATCGTTACTTGTATCACGTATCTGTAATGGTGGAGCACGAATAGTACCATCAACATATTCAATAAATCCATTCGCACGAAGAGCATTCAAGACTTGTGTTTTCCAAAAGATAGTTATCAGAACTTAGCTGGATTTTGACGAGCGTATGAAAATTGGCAACCAGAAACGCCAAGGAATGAGGCATCGTAACCCCCGTATCAGTCGCACTTGCAGACATGGTGCTGAAGAGATCTGACAAACCCTAGGTTGGTGAAGAGATCTGTgagaaaccctaacttgaaaTCAACAATTGTTCTTCGATGTACACCTAGGATCAACAGACTTTCGCCATtagggctctgataccatgaagaAATTCATGATTCTTGACAAAAACTaagagaaatttcaaagattcttcaagaaacagagagagaaaatatatgagagagaaagagaagaaaggcACTTTTCTATTATTTCCTTTCTGAAAATCGTCAGTACAATACACAGCAGCCCCTCCTTTTATATCTATCCCTAATTACAAAACTGATTACTGTCCCTAATTAGAAGCTAATCTCAACAAACTTAACCACTAATCTGACGTGAAAGTGGAGGTGAAATCTGTTTCAGCAACAGTTGAGTTGGTCAACTCCTGAGAATCCTTTACAATCTTCCACCAAAGCCTTGATCTCCCAAGGACAATCAGCGTTCCTATAGTTGATGCACCCAATAATTGTCTTGCaatccaaccaaaaaaattgcctCCTAGATATTTCTATCCAGCGTCATGGAACAAGCAATCCTCAATGCCCAAGCCTCAATAATCAAAGCCGAGGATGCCTGAACTCTACCATGCTTCCGAAACTGAGCGATTCCACCACCATCTCTGGCCAAAATGCCAAAGGCAGCCTTGTTGCAGGAGGAAGAGTATGCTCCATCAATTAAACTTATCAACCGATGAAGGCGGAGGGGACCAGCTTCCATTACGCAAAGGCCTAGGAGCCCTCTCTTAATTCAAAGACGTACACAAGTGCAAATTATGGTACCTTGGCGACTTATTACAGTGAAATTGTCGAGGAATCTAACTAAAGGACAGAGCAAACAGTTTCTTACAAGACAGGGAAGCTTATAACGTTGGTAATTGCAGGAAATAGAGCACAGCATTTGGGAGAGACCACAAGTGAGTGTGAGTATGTGAGATCCACTGCATGTGACTATAATACCCAATAGAATAATAGTACGAGGAACATGTACAATTTCGAACATAATGGTATCCAGAGCGGTTCAATGCATGTATTCAAAGTTGTGTTCCTAAATATTTTGTATGCAATATTTCACAATAATACTGATTGTTCTGTGCAATTCTGGGGGTTATTGGTTTGGATTATGTGATTCCGAAAGGGAAATGGAGTGCAAGCCCCAGTCAGTTGTTTTGTAGACAAGCCCAAATATCTGACCATAGCAAAGCCCCACTGAGAGCATAAAATGGCTTAGGCATTGcaattttttggtaatgaaaagTGACAActtgcccaaaaaaatttgacacgGTTGGCGTaatgcctcttttttttttggcgaatTTCTCTTTGTATCCCATTTTCAGCTAAGTTCCATCAACTATCATTGATCTCTagctctctcttctttttttggtacttcagaAATTCATAAAACATCAAAGAGTTATAGTTTTACACGACCAAgtcatagagacaaacatccTAATAAACACGCCAGTTTCAACAGAATCAGAAGCTAAACTTCAGTCCCAGAGGTGCCCCACCCCCAGAAAGTCCTCTCTAAGGAAAGGCCTAGTAGCTGCTGGTATGCCATAGGTTACTACCAGCTCCTCGTCTTGTCGATCAGCTCCAAGGCGAGCGAGGTTATCAGCACTCTCTGATTAGCCATTCTGTAAACGTGAGTAGTAGTAGTTCCAGTTCGGGATATGAGCATTTTGGAGTCTTTCACTAGAGCCGCATGCTGGTGTTGAATGTCTATATCTCCATTGAGAAGTCTTACAGCagtaggccccgttccgctttctttttaaatcttctttttcaaaaacaaggtaatttcaaactcaaatataatgaaaatgagaaataattttttaattttttttgcaccattcaaaagatctcaatgagatctatcaaacaagattcatattggtagaaaaattatttgagtaaacacataatttttgagcttgaaattaccttcattttctaaaagttcattttttccgAAACTGGAAGAGACCTGATTACCcccagccccccccccccttttagatttttttttttctcttttttcctctttatttccttttgtttcttttcagttagattttttttttcgttttttttctctttatttccttttctttccttccactttgaatcttttttttttattttcaattattttctttatttgtttcttttcccatttacctcccttcttcttttttattttggttaactcaaattctattttaaattaaaattgactttatacctagtaaatttatattattttaattagttaattaattagtcttaacaatgaataataaaaataacttgtaatgaacaataataaattgaaataaaattttattttattataattgagtacatattgtcaaaacatgaaaatacataaaacacaaattctaatcaatatctcctccaaatgcTGCTCCCAGCGTGCTTATAcccattacttcgtaccacaattgCAAACATGTTCGGCAGCCCATCCTTTAGCTTCGTCCGATGCATGCTCCTCCCACCATGTTgggatgggtggtacagggtatGAGGTTCTAAgaaaacttgcacgaagtgattgttGTTAACACGGGCAATAGCAATTTCCCGGCGGTATTCGACTGGAACTAGAGGGAACCTCAATGGcaaatgagtaaaacaaccgTAAACATCCTCATCAAATGAATGCAGTACAAGGTTGTACCTTGTTGCGATGACAACTCCCAAAGTCATAGCCTCCATCCAATGTTCCTTTGGTGCCGTAGGCTTGAACCAATTCAGTAAAATTAGTAGATGTTTTGCCCAATCATTTACTGGATAAATCACACTGTATAGATAATAATTTTGTCGAATCTCTTCAATAAGCTTCTCTCGTACTCGATTCCAATCATTTTCACTATACCCGATTAGTGCAGCTATCGCCCTGAATCCACAATGACCATCACCAAGCACGTCAACAGTGTGGAAAATATAATGCTGATAAGCCTGAGGTAATCGCTGAATGTAGTGATCAGGGATGGGTGGAAATATAAATTGAGTGTTGCGAACCCCTGAACCCCTCTCACTCGCGATGTTGCAGTCATTGATCCTGAAGTGGATGCTTCTAAGAAAGAAGGTATGCGACGTGTACTTTGCTCATCTCTACCTGCAGGTCGACCTCTATGTTTTGTGTTGTACGATGGAGGTCGAACTGTGCTACGAGATGGATCTGCCATATCAATAATCATGTCTATGATATGCTCTCGCATAGGTGGATCCATCCCCATCTAATATCTCAACGACCTGAGATGTCCTGTCAGGTCGTGTTCCCTCCTCACTAAACTCGGTTGCGTGCATAGACAACTTAGTCCAATGAGCGTGGATACTCCATAGCGGAATTTGAGTGGAAATAGAACGATAATATCCGTGTGTGATTTTGATCGTACAGTTGCAATAGCCAACAATGTGGAGGGATACTTCTAAAGCGGTTTCTAGCTGATCATGTATGAActccattgcctctaatgaaatgCGATACCTTACCTGATCAAAAAATGTCGTCACGTAATTGTTTGTGGCGTGGAATGTTCAATGATTTCTCAAACGACTTTTTAATTTTCCCGAGctgatttttcaacatcttttctattttatcaaaagatgtttgtAGCGATGACATGGTATTCCCCAAATATAGCTTTAGCCTTGCATGTGCAGACTCTGCCTTGTAATAGAATAATGCACTATGTTTAAATAGAAAAGTATCAAAAAGTATTCCTTAGTGTAGTAGAGAAATGCacaaaattttaatagtaaagTCAAAAAGCGATTATAcctttgacttgaattgcttcCGAGGTACATACATGTATATGTCCATACTGAAACAAACCGCTCTTTGTACGACCTTAACCATGTTTGCCACGGTAAGTTATGACACACGGGAACTGGAGAAAATCGTCGCACATGGCTTGCCACTTCTGTTCGAAAGACAAAGGTATAGATGAATTGATAAGCGAGTGCCATGACGTGATGAAGAGCTTTCATTCCGGACCAAGCACACGGCTACAGTTCTTCATGACGCACtgatttatgtgccaaatacacaGGATGTGACGTGTCGTGGGGAAACATGCTTCAATGGCTTTCACAAGCGCTAAATCCCAATCTGAAACAAACACTAATGGCATCGATGCCCCCTTTTGAAGCATCCAATTTTTTAAGTTATCCAATGCCAATGCCCATGTCGgtgtctcttctctctcattactaAGATAAGCGAACATAAGCAAGTAAGTTCGccatgtggatgtgatacccacaaccTCCAATAGTGGTTTTCGATACTCATTGGTCTTGTACGTGGCGTCGATGATCAGTACGGACGGAAAGTTGACAGATAGCTTTAGACTCATAAGATGAACCCAAAtaatatctgtgatttcgttgGTATCTGGATTTGTAAGAAATTGATGGAGGATATCTTTCTTAAGTAATTAACTTATGACATACTGAATAGGAGTTAAACCGTTCAATTTGGCTGCTTTGTTTGCAAAAATGGCGTTATAAACGCTCTTGATTCCGGTAGTGTTTGACGGgtctttttgcttcaaaatattaagAATCTCACGAGGCGTGGTGTTGTTGGCCATGTcgaccacaaattgtttctctattGGTTTTAGCCTTGGCGGGTACTCGTGGCCCTCAATGTGTTTTGctatttcatggttatggaCACCACTAATAACCTCTAAACCCCACCtgatactgtatggatgttgtggtataccTTGCAGTTGAAATGTTCAATCGCATTTTCTAGTCCCAGTGTTTCTTTGCAAGGATTGCCCTTCAACCAAATACCGTGGCGGTTCGTACTTTTCTCCTCTTTCACAACCAAGAATGCACTTCGGCAGTTTACCGACTTTTAACCTAGCAGAATTTAAAATAACCACCACAATACCATATTTTAGACCAACGCTCTGCACCCAAGCTAACATATCTtctctactttcaaaaatctatataaaaaaaaatatatgtataaatacaaTATTAACCAGTCTTAACCTAAATAACGAATATGCAAAACAATAATAGTAAAAACTAACCTGGTCGGTGGTAAATTTTGGTGTATAATCGCAACTATTGTGGGAGACGCTCTCCTCACTACGAATATCATTCTCAAatgaccaactatctgaaattAAAAAGTTGTAGTCATCCATTGTTCCGTCCCGAATTTTCTGCTGCGACgttcctaaaaaatttgacagaCACACAGTCTGTGAGGAAAGCCTAAGTAACCATGCTAAATTTTCACCGAAAATCATTATTctaaattttgtggattatgtttgacatagaaataaccaaaaaagtcccagattggatggTCGGACGAGTATAGTTAGAATCGCCATTCCTTCCTTAGTCTGTACGAAATCAGACTTGTCGACAAACTTTCAAGGGTGTTAGCCTCGGGTTACTCCACAGTTGTAAAAATGATCATAAAGCATAGTGCCACATGGACGAACACTTTTGGAGTAAAAACCATTTATGCTTTAGACCAGTAATTTTAGTAAAATAAGTTTGCTAGctatttttagtactttaacttaatatgcatttttaaacaaaaaaataaaatataacacAAGGTTATGGTAGCTTACGGAAGGTGAATGTGGCTATCGAACGAAGTGACTTCTTACGGTAAGCTTacgatagcttcgaaagagaaaagaaaagactttctttttctctcaaaaataaatattgactaaactactaaactttttggatcgagaggctGGTcaggtggtggtttggtggcagccttgggttgagtttcttgaagaactcaatgataccaagaacaaagaacaaacataAGGTATGTAGAGAGAAAAGTTGGAGAGATTtaaggtgtgaattgaatggctTCACAAATggttctatttataggaaaatgaggaaaccccccccccccccccccccccccccatatttGTTCCAAATCTAATTCTAGATTCAAGTctaataaaaatatagttacaaaaataaatgtttcaattttcaatccgtttgaaccggtacaaagatgttatttttctgatcatttcatcataaataGTCGTAAgcctctaaggcctttcaatgaacaccgtaagagagttttgaaactaaataatgagttttagggtgtttgttgaaaggtcttagagcaaaaaattcattatggccatttaaaataaaatgatcaaaaaagtACGATTTTCGGCCCGATTCaactaaattgaaaattaagGGAAGTGGGGGTGTTTTAAAAGGGGAAGGGGGGCCGGATGTTTACAACAGGAACGGGGCCAAGCCAGTCCGTCTCCAACTTGTTGGAATTCACCCATgtgggtgatggtgatggtttGCCAAGAGTCAAAGATTGAGCAGCATAAATGGACTCCGGAAGATTTAGGCATGCTCCGGAAGATCTTGGCATGGCAGAGCATTTATTGCTCTTGAAAAATCTTCCtcccttgttttgttttgtttctcccTGGTTCCCCTATAAATACTGATGTATTTGTTAGGTTGAATGTGTAGTAGCAGATATGCGAGCTGAAAGGGCGAGGTTGAGTGTGGGGAGCCGGTTGTGGCTCCCCCGGTGAggttttttcatgtttttgtataTTTGTTGATATGTACTGAGTAAACGGAATTTTTCCTCTGTAATCTGTGtgtttggtgtgtgtgtgagtgtatgGGCAAACTTTGGGCACAACATAACTTGACATCAATAATTCCTTTTCCCAATATTATGGTGAGGCCTCTATATATAAGCCCCATAGTTCCGCTTCAATACTGGAAGAACTCATGTTAAGTTTGCCATAAAAACCCAAGATACAAGAACCCATAGAGTCTCAAAATGAGCCTCCAATTAAAACCCGCTTTGCCATTGAACTCATATACGAGCATCCATCCGTGTTAAGTTTAACTTCACCTGCCCAAGGAAGGCTCCAAAGCGTTAGTTTTGGTCATGACCAGCTTGGGAAGAGTTGAAAGCAGCAGTAATCTCAGAGGAAAGGTTACTGATGGCCTTGAAATTAACATTGATGTTATCCAAACTGTTACGGTTCCTATCTTTCCAGATTTGCCGAAGTGTAGTGACAAAAATAACGTTCCAAGGCGTACCAATAACGAGACCCTGGGGTCTCTTAACCCTAAGATTGACAATCTCTAGCTTTCATTCTCCATTTACCATTCCTTATTCTTCGGTCAACACTACCATCTACCATTCATCTtcgtaaataaaataaaaaaactaccaCACACATTCTTTTCTTCTAACTATCATTAACCTCTTCTTCTCTACAAATGAACAAATTCAAAAGATCTATTCTAACCGGACTTGCTCTgagcgaagaagaagaagaagaagaagcagcagcagcttgACTGAACTAGCTAGCtggtatcaagactagagttgaAACTTTGAGTAGTCCAGAAAAGCTTTACAATAACTATATAGGCCTAATTTAGTAACAATATATTTGTATATAGGTGTCGCAATGTTGGAAAAATATACACGCTTCAActtttttactccctccgttccaaaaaagatggcaatttttgaaactcgtgtaaTTTTTTATCGCTtctatcttttaatctataatgtttttcatgagtttgaaaattttgtataatagaactagtcgagaactatcaaataagatccatactacatattttttgagattcttattgaaagatataagaaattgaaattagcacaaatatcaaaaattgacatctaatttgggacggagggagtaattttttgttgaaGAAGGATCACCCCACAGGAGACCAGGCCACTAATTGAACCCATCTATCCAATGTAAACGTCCGGACGACCCGAAGCAACCATCCCCACGTGGTACTCCAACTCTCTTCAAAAACCAACAACCTAGTACTACTAGGTTCAATTGTAAATTCCTATATAACAGAAATCACCAATTTCCCCCGTAACAGTCCTACAGAGTCTTCCGCCACCATACATTGATGTGGagttaaaagaagaagtttaTGGATCCGACATCAATTTTGTGACAGTGCCTAGAGGCATTGAATAATCTCTCCACGAACTACACTAGTGTTTCTAGTTTAATTACCCCATTGGATTGGTTTGCATGTTGGATAACATCGTCAATCAACAATGCCATGTTCAAGTAAGATGATCCTCCTTCTTCAACTGCTTTCTTCGCCATCTCTCCAAGCTCCCTTgctctcctccttctctctcctccttcctcCCCATCCCTCATCACCTCCTCTACCGCCGccttcactttctctctcttcaccaGCACCTCAACCTCCTCATTACCCCACTGCATCCCAACCTCAACTCCAATCCTCACTCCAATCCCCAACACCTCCGTGACCAGCTTCTCATTATAAAATTGCTCTGCGAACATCGGCCACGTTACCATGGGCACCCCCGCACACACTCCTTCGAGAGTCGAGTTCCACCCGCAGTGAGTCAAGAACCCCCCTACAGCAGGATGCGATAGTATCATAACTTGGGGCGCCCACCCTTTAATCACTAACCCCCTTTCTTTATTCCTCTCTTCGAATTCCTCTGTCTCCAACCACATCTCTAGCTCAACTGATTTATCTGCTCCTCTGATTATCCAAATAAACGGCCGATTTAACGATTCCAAACCCAACCCAATTTCAATTAACTGGGAACATGATATGTGACATAAACTACCAAAACAAGCGTAAATGACAGAATTCGAACTTTTCGAATCGAGCCATTTCAAGCAGTAGTGCTCATCAATGGCAGCTTTGTTTCCCCTATCAAACTTATCCGAAACCTCTTTGTTACAGAGAGAAACAGGCCCAATGCACCAACTATTCTCTGCTATTTTCTTGTATCCCTCCACATACTTCATCTCCATCTCCTCAAAGCTATTGACCAAAATACCCCTTGCGCCTCTCATATGATCCAAAATCCTTTTCAGCTGGGAGGCGTTCTTTCTCACGAATTCGGGCAGCTGGGTTTTCTTAAACTCGATCCGGTGAGGCATATCGGGCACCAGAATGGACTCTGAATCCGTGTTTATAACACCATCTTCAATCCGGTTGGAACAGAGGAGAGTGAAGCAAGAAATAGCATTGAAAACGTATATCGGGATATCAAATTTTGCAGCGATTTCGGATGTCCAGGGAAGGGCATTGCTGGTAATTAAACAGTTAGGCGGGGGTTTTAACTCGGATATTAGTTTTTCCAAGGGTTGCTGGAGCAAAGAGGTGGCTGTGAAGAAGAGTGTGACGTGGTCAGGTGAAGTGAGGGAGTCCAGGTTCTCGATGCTTTCGGGTAAGCCGGCTTCGGAACATGGGAAGTGGAGGGGGATGAGGCGGATATTGAAGCCGGAACTGGTGGCTCGATCGATGAGGGGCTGGAAGCGGGCGGCGTTTAATGgagtggtgatgatggtgacgGTGAGACCGCGGTGGTGGGCCGCGAGGAGTTTGGCGAAGTCAGTCATGGGGATAAGGTGGCTTTGGGACATGAGAGGGACGATGAGGAAGTGGAGATGGTGGTGGATTTGGGTGGCCATAGGAGGAGACATAGAGCAAATGAATTAATGATGTGGTGGCGGTGATTGGTAGTAGGAGTTTTGGATCGAGGTTTGA carries:
- the LOC131319554 gene encoding UDP-glycosyltransferase 73C3-like, with the protein product MSPPMATQIHHHLHFLIVPLMSQSHLIPMTDFAKLLAAHHRGLTVTIITTPLNAARFQPLIDRATSSGFNIRLIPLHFPCSEAGLPESIENLDSLTSPDHVTLFFTATSLLQQPLEKLISELKPPPNCLITSNALPWTSEIAAKFDIPIYVFNAISCFTLLCSNRIEDGVINTDSESILVPDMPHRIEFKKTQLPEFVRKNASQLKRILDHMRGARGILVNSFEEMEMKYVEGYKKIAENSWCIGPVSLCNKEVSDKFDRGNKAAIDEHYCLKWLDSKSSNSVIYACFGSLCHISCSQLIEIGLGLESLNRPFIWIIRGADKSVELEMWLETEEFEERNKERGLVIKGWAPQVMILSHPAVGGFLTHCGWNSTLEGVCAGVPMVTWPMFAEQFYNEKLVTEVLGIGVRIGVEVGMQWGNEEVEVLVKREKVKAAVEEVMRDGEEGGERRRRARELGEMAKKAVEEGGSSYLNMALLIDDVIQHANQSNGVKLNLTRMDARI